One Sphaerisporangium krabiense DNA segment encodes these proteins:
- a CDS encoding FMN-dependent NADH-azoreductase, producing MILFRLDASIQGERSVSRQVADTAEAAWRRARPDGRVIHRDLATTPVPADAWALAVTGNATPEELRTDAQRDAIALAAELADEMAQADAYVLAVPLYNYGVSQHVKTWLDLLFTDPRFAPGTEPLLAGRPTALVITRGGGYGEGTPRAGWDHATPWYRRMFGDLMRMDLHVSEVELTLAEVHDSMAPLRPLAKESLRAGHESAERHGRVIAGQTASALT from the coding sequence ATGATCTTGTTTCGTCTCGATGCCAGCATCCAGGGCGAACGGTCGGTGAGCAGGCAGGTCGCCGACACCGCCGAGGCCGCGTGGCGGCGCGCCAGGCCCGACGGCCGGGTGATCCACCGCGACCTGGCCACGACGCCGGTCCCCGCCGACGCCTGGGCCCTGGCGGTGACGGGCAACGCGACCCCCGAGGAGCTGCGCACCGACGCCCAGCGCGACGCCATCGCGCTCGCGGCCGAACTGGCGGACGAGATGGCCCAGGCCGACGCCTACGTCCTGGCCGTCCCCCTCTACAACTACGGCGTCTCCCAGCACGTCAAGACCTGGCTGGACCTGCTCTTCACCGACCCGCGCTTCGCCCCCGGCACCGAGCCGCTGCTGGCCGGCCGCCCCACCGCGCTGGTGATCACCCGCGGCGGCGGCTACGGCGAGGGCACCCCCCGCGCCGGCTGGGACCACGCCACCCCCTGGTACCGCCGCATGTTCGGCGACCTGATGCGCATGGACCTGCACGTGAGCGAGGTCGAGCTGACGCTCGCCGAGGTCCACGACTCGATGGCGCCGCTGCGCCCGCTCGCCAAGGAGTCGCTGCGCGCCGGGCACGAGTCCGCCGAGCGGCACGGGCGCGTCATCGCCGGGCAGACGGCGTCCGCCCTCACCTGA
- a CDS encoding MarR family winged helix-turn-helix transcriptional regulator, which yields MGPSPRSSSTPERSAPASARASADALRGDLGWGLGVLLRTYRRAAEEVLSGIPGGPRGYQVLVSAVQELAGNQGVMATQLGIDRTVLTYLIDDLEAAGLVRRQPDPLDRRSRRVVATDRGREVAAERGAALAAVEAHVLSGLGAQGNAFRDLLQKAAAHADRLDPSPGACQVVEELCEGEAADSAATLSARRTPSS from the coding sequence GTGGGACCCTCGCCACGTTCGTCGTCCACGCCGGAGCGCAGTGCTCCGGCTTCCGCGCGCGCCTCGGCCGACGCCCTGCGGGGCGATCTCGGCTGGGGTCTCGGCGTGCTCCTGCGCACCTATCGCCGCGCGGCCGAGGAGGTGCTGAGCGGCATCCCCGGAGGTCCCCGCGGCTACCAGGTGCTGGTCTCGGCCGTCCAGGAGCTCGCCGGAAACCAGGGCGTCATGGCCACGCAGCTCGGCATCGACCGCACGGTGCTCACCTATCTGATCGACGACCTGGAAGCCGCCGGGCTGGTACGGCGGCAGCCCGACCCCCTCGACCGGCGCAGCCGCCGCGTGGTCGCCACCGACCGCGGACGCGAGGTCGCGGCGGAGCGCGGCGCGGCCCTGGCCGCCGTCGAGGCGCACGTCCTGTCCGGCCTCGGCGCTCAGGGGAACGCCTTCCGCGACCTGCTCCAGAAGGCGGCCGCGCACGCCGACCGGCTCGACCCCTCGCCCGGCGCCTGCCAGGTCGTGGAGGAGTTGTGCGAGGGGGAGGCGGCCGACTCGGCGGCCACCCTGTCGGCGCGTCGCACCCCGTCCTCGTAG